One Pyrenophora tritici-repentis strain M4 chromosome 5, whole genome shotgun sequence DNA window includes the following coding sequences:
- a CDS encoding PpiB, Peptidyl-prolyl cis-trans isomerase (rotamase), with product MATDVALDTTIGTVVVELYNDHAPKTCKNFSTLAQRNYFNGLIFHRVIPNFMIQGGDPTGTGRGGESIYGEKFEDEISPQLKHTGAGILSMANSGPNTNGSQFFITLAPTPWLDGKHTIFGRVKSGMQIVKKLGLVKTDKEDRPVEEIKIIKAYLVDDNASALQRY from the exons ATGGCTACCGACGTCGCACTCGATACTACTATC GGCACTGTTGTCGTCGAACTCTACAACGACCATGCGCCGAAAACATGCAAGAACTTCTCAACTCTCGCCCAACGCAACTACTTCAACGGCCTCATATTCCACCGCGTAATACCCAACTTCATGATACAAGGTGGCGATCCGACTGGTACAGGGAGGGGTGGTGAATCCATCTACGGGGAGAAGTTTGAAGACGAGATATCCCCACAGCTCAAGCACACCGGCGCTGGCATTCTGAGCATGGCCAACTCTGGTCCCAACACAAATGGCTCCCAGTTTTTTATTACCCTGGCGCCCACACCATGGCTGGATGGCAAGCATACCATCTTCGGAAGGGTCAAGAGCGGCATGCAGATTGTTAAGAAGCTGGGTTTGGTCAAGACAGACAAGGAAGATCGCCCTGTGGAGGAGATTAAGATTATCAAAGCATACCTG